The proteins below come from a single Corylus avellana chromosome ca3, CavTom2PMs-1.0 genomic window:
- the LOC132173491 gene encoding UBP1-associated protein 2C, whose product MDPTKKRKLDENGVVPPSTDVDPSIPKLTPEDVRKIVDRIDKDKLLDIVAAAAARHVDVLDGVRALADSDSSQRKLFIRGLGWDTTTDGLRTLFSSYGELEEAVVILDKQTGKSKGYGFVTFKHVDGALLALKEPSKRIDGRVTVTQLAAAGNTGGNANANTADVAMRKIYVWEVPHDMSPDKLLSHFSSYGEIEEGPLGFDRFTGKSKGFALFVYKTMEGAQAALASPVKMIDGRQLNCKLANVDAKKGKQGGPLGQPGPDGVQGQVGATGNDGMGMGMGMGMAQGGSMPGSQYGGPGSIGTYGGFPGGPPMGHHPLSTTSLGGPGLSSVNSQQPSSLGGTAGFGTGLGGPYGGYGGIGGTGGGLGAAGGGSSSLYRMPPTSVGMPSGGYPESGHYSLSSASSGYQSQHHQPTGTSPVPRVPPGGAGMYPNVPHYF is encoded by the coding sequence ATGGACCCGACCAAGAAGCGAAAGCTGGACGAGAACGGCGTCGTCCCCCCCTCCACCGACGTCGACCCCTCGATCCCGAAACTCACCCCCGAAGACGTCCGTAAAATCGTCGACCGCATCGACAAGGACAAGCTCCTCGACATCGTGGCGGCCGCGGCTGCCCGCCACGTTGACGTGCTTGACGGCGTGCGAGCCCTGGCGGACTCGGACTCGTCGCAGCGCAAGCTTTTCATCCGCGGACTCGGTTGGGACACCACCACGGACGGCCTCCGCACCTTGTTCTCTTCCTACGGAGAACTCGAGGAGGCCGTGGTCATCCTCGACAAGCAGACCGGTAAGTCCAAGGGCTACGGCTTCGTCACCTTCAAGCATGTCGACGGCGCTCTCCTCGCCCTCAAGGAGCCCAGCAAGCGGATCGATGGTCGCGTCACAGTCACGCAGCTCGCCGCCGCTGGGAACACGGGCGGGAACGCGAACGCCAACACCGCCGACGTGGCGATGCGCAAGATCTACGTCTGGGAGGTGCCACACGACATGTCGCCGGATAAGCTCTTGTCCCATTTCTCGTCGTACGGGGAGATCGAAGAGGGGCCACTTGGGTTCGACAGGTTCACCGGGAAGTCGAAGGGGTTCGCGCTGTTCGTGTACAAGACCATGGAGGGGGCACAGGCGGCGTTGGCGAGTCCGGTAAAGATGATCGACGGGAGGCAGTTGAATTGTAAGTTGGCGAACGTGGATGCGAAGAAAGGGAAGCAAGGAGGGCCGCTGGGTCAGCCTGGGCCCGATGGGGTTCAGGGCCAGGTTGGGGCTACTGGGAACGACGgtatggggatggggatgggaaTGGGCATGGCGCAGGGTGGTTCGATGCCGGGGTCGCAGTACGGCGGACCGGGCTCGATTGGCACGTATGGCGGGTTTCCGGGTGGGCCGCCGATGGGTCATCATCCATTAAGCACGACGTCGTTGGGAGGGCCGGGGTTGTCGTCGGTAAATAGCCAGCAGCCATCCTCGTTAGGAGGGACTGCTGGGTTTGGTACTGGGCTGGGTGGGCCTTATGGTGGGTATGGTGGCATTGGTGGGACTGGTGGTGGATTGGGTGCTGCTGGTGGTGGGTCGTCTTCATTGTATAGAATGCCCCCGACTTCTGTGGGAATGCCTTCTGGTGGGTATCCGGAGAGTGGGCATTATAGCTTGTCGTCGGCTTCGTCTGGGTACCAAAGTCAGCACCACCAGCCAACGGGGACCTCCCCGGTGCCAAGGGTTCCACCTGGTGGTGCGGGCATGTACCCAAATGTGCCGCATTACTTCTGA